Below is a window of Cyanobacteriota bacterium DNA.
GGTGATCTTCCCAAGGACTAATTACCACGTCTCAACAACTTCAAGACCTTCAATAAATTCAATTTGCAAAGCTCCCAAATATAATACAAACCCAAGAAGCTTGAAGCTTTGTTGAGAGCTGGCTCTATCGCTAGTTCACCGTAATACTTTCCGCAAACAGAGTCTATCAAAGCAATTTGCATTGGACTAAGTATTGTTTTCCAACGATCAAGACTTGATTCCTTAAAACCAGTCTTGCCTCTATCTTCATCAAAAGAGCTATTGGCTTTTTGTTCTTTCAGTAAAGCAGGCGAAAACTCTTCTCCCAAGAAATCCGTCAGGTCTCTCAAGGTTGTCTCTGGTTGGGAAATTAGATCTTCATATTTGAGCAGCTTAAAATTGCGATCTTGTTGTTTTGCAAGCATCACCCGAGCAGCCCGATTCCAACTAAATGCAGCGCTCAATAGACTCTTGGAACTATTTTTGCGTTTCATCCAAGAAAGTATCACAGCTCTTGGATCCCGGTAGATACCAATGACTTGAGCATCTGGGTATCTCGCTGATATATCTTCAAGCGAGAAGAGATGAAAAGGAGTTTTTTCAACAAATCGAGTTGCACCTGCCTTCTCGATATTAAAACGACAAATTGCATCAAAGACTTCAAGATGATTTGCATCTTGAATCTCTTTAAATTCTTCTGAGTTTCTAAACTCAGACAAAAACTCCTCGATATTTTCATCAAGCTTGCCGCCAGTTAAAACATCCTTGGTGTACTGAGCTGAACCTCTTTTTTTGAGACTCTGCCCAACCCGATTCATGCCGATAGCGAGTGCCACAGTTAAATCATTTAAGTTCTTAGATTGGTAATAAGAATTGGCTTGAGGCCATTGTTTAACAAAAACATAGCTCTCTTTGGGCACAGCCCAAATATTCGGATGCTCAGCAAGATTGCGTCTCAGGGCTGTAGTCCCTGACCTTCCTTCACCAACAATAAATATGGGCGCTTTCACCAAATTATTATACAAGAACCCAAAATCGTGATACTAATTAGAGTTCTTTAAGATATATTAATACAAATAGGCTCAATTCAGGCTGTTTTACAAGCTCTGTGCGATAAAATAAGCCTTATGCTTATAGAAGCAAACGAAATCTCCATCAACTTCGGGCAACGTCTAATACTTGACGAGGTTAGCCTACGAATTACACCGCAAAGCCGTATTGGTTTAATCGGAGCTAATGGCGCAGGCAAATCCACTTTGCTTCAATGCCTAATGTCTGAGCTCACTCCTCAAATTGGTGAAGTCAAAGTAGCTTCCAAAATCCAAGTCAAACATCTTACGCAAAATCCAACTATCACTCCAGGCAATACTCTAGACCAGGAGCTCAAGTCTGTTTATCGCGAAGTCCAAGAGTTGCAAAAAGAAGAGATTTATCTTAGTGAACAACTCGGTGTCGTTACCGGTGATGAGTTTGACAATGCCTTAGTAAGACTCGGTGAGATACAAGACAAGCTTGATCGCTTTGACGCTTCTAAGATAGATGAAAAAATTGGTCGGATGATTTTAGGTCTAGGATTCACTCTTGATGAGCTTCAACGGGAAGTACAAGAATTTAGTGGTGGCTGGCAAATGCGTATCAATTTAGCCAAAGTACTTTTGCAAGAAGCAGACGTTATTTTAATGGACGAGCCGACTAATCACCTCGACATGGAGGCTTGTGAGTGGCTAGAAGAATTCTTGCGTTCATACCCTTATGGGATTTTGGTTGTATCTCATGATAGACGTTTCCTCAATGAAGTAGTTACTGAAATTGCAGAACTTGAAAGAGGCAAACTAACTATTTACCCAGGCAACTACGATAAGTTCGTAGAGCAAAAAGCCGCTCGCAGAGAGTATTTGATCTCGGCAGCCAAAAGACAAGAGAAACATATAGCTGAGCAAATGGACTTTATTAATAAGTTCAGAGCAAGTGCACGCAAATCTACTCAAGCTAAAAGTAGAGAGAAACAACTTACCAAACTTGAACGAGTCGAAGCTCCCCCATCAGAGTTACGCAAACTCAGTTTCAAGTTTCCCTTCCCAAATCCAAGTGCAAGGCATGTGCTTAGTATTAATAACCTCTCCAAAGGTTTTGGCGGCAACCAACTTTTTGAAGATATCTCACTAGATCTTGAATGGACTAAAGAAGAGCCTCAACGTGTTTTCATACTTGGAGCCAATGGTTGCGGCAAGACAACTCTCTTTAAAATACTGATGGGACTTGAAACGCCTGATACTGGCGATGCGACATTCGATAGCAAAGTCAAACTTGGTTATTATGCGCAACATCAATTACAAATTCTTGATCCAAAGAAAACTGTGATCAAAACACTTGAAGACGCAATGCCACCAACTCCAGAAAAAGAGATACGTGGAATCCTCGGAAGATTTTTATTTTCAAGAGATGATGTCTTTAAAGAGGTAGAGCTTACTAGTGGCGGCGAGAAAGCAAGACTAGCAATGGCAAGACTAATGGTAAGCGGTCCTAATACACTCTTGTTAGATGAGCCTACAAACCACTTAGACACACCTTCCCAGGAGGCTGTTGAAGCAGCGCTTAAGTCCTATGAGGGTACAGTGATCTGCATTTCTCACGATAGATATTTTATTAATAACCATGCGACACAGATTTGGGAGTTTGATCATGGCAGATTAATCGTTTTTAAAGGCAATTACGAAGACTATCTCAACAAACGTAACAAGCTACTGGCAGAGTCTCGTGCCAAACTAACAATACCAGTAGAAGCTCCCAAAGAACTCAAACAAGGAGCCAAAGAAAAAGCAGCGAAGAAAGAAGCCAAAGAATTCCAAAAAGCACTCAAGGCTCTTGAAAGAGATATTCAAGTTTTACACAGAGGTAAAGAAGAATTAACCGAAAAGCTACTAGACCCAAATCTAAGTAGTGACTACCAAGCACTTAATAAATTAACCAAAGAACTTGAAGAGCTTAACACAGAGTTAGAAGCCAAAGAAGCCCAGTGGGTCAGCCAAAGTCATGTTTGAGTTTGACAATAGTTACGCTAGCTTGCCTAAGCAGTTTTATCAAAAAATCAATCCAAGTCCCGTTTCCAACCCTAGTTTAATCAAAATCAATACTAGCCTCGCTACTGAGCTTGGTCTCGATCCCCAATATTTACAAAGCGATCAAGGGATAGCAATACTCTCTGGTAATCAAATTGCTCAGGGTTCGCAGCCTCTTGCCCAAGCCTATGCCGGTCATCAATTCGGTAACTTCGTGCCGCAACTCGGTGACGGTAGAGCTAATCTACTTGGAGAAATAATAGATATCAATGGTAAGCGTAGAGACTTACAGCTCAAAGGCTCGGGGCAAACCCAGTTCTCTAGAGCCGGAGACGGGCGAGCTGGGCTAGGACCAGTGATTCGTGAGTTTATTGTCAGTGAAGCAATGCACGCACTTGGTGTTCCTACAACTCGCGCACTAGCTGCCATTAGTAGTGGTGATCAAATTCAACGAGAGACTCAATTACCTGGGGCTATTCTCACAAGAGTCGCCTCAAGTCATATTAGAGTTGGCACTTTTGAATATTTCATACAGAGAAGAGATTTTGAATCGCTTAAGATACTCGCAGATTATGTAATTAATAGACATTATCCAGAGATTGTAGATTCTGAGAATCCCTATGCTGAATTATTGAGAGCTGTCGCTATACGCCAAGCCAAGCTAATTTCTGAATGGATGCAACTTGGTTTTATCCATGGTGTCATGAACACAGACAACTGCAGTATCGCAGGCGAGACGATAGACTACGGACCTTGTGCATTTATGAATTTTTATAATCCAAGCACTGTTTTTAGTTCTATTGATCGAATGGGGCGCTACGCCTACGGGCAACAAGGATTGATTGGGCAGTGGAATCTTAGCATTTTTGCTAATGCAATCCTTTCACTGATTGACCCTGATCAAGACCAAGCTATCAAAACAGCCCATCGCATCCTTGAAGAATATGCAGTTTGTTTTCTCAATGAACTCGATTTTGCTTTCATGCTCAAAATAGGTATCCAAAACAAAATAGGTGATAGCCTTGCCAAAAACCTACTGACTCTAATGCAGAATAACAGAGCGGATTTCACTTTGAGTTTTCACTATCTTACAGAGATGGTCAGTGATAAATCATATGACCACAAATTTATTGCCTTGTTTGATACAGCGAGTCCAGAACTCAATCAATGGATACAAGATTGGCGCCAGGCTCTTAGTGAAGAGAACAAGGAGCTTAAAACTATCACAGAGGAAATGAGCAAAGTTAATCCGGTGTACATTCCGCGCAATCATATCATTGAAGAAATGATTGAAGCAGCAGTAGCCAACCAAGACTACAGTCTCATGGACAAGCTCTATGAAGTCCTAGCAAAGCCTTTCACTAAGCAAGAAGGCGCAGACTACTACATGCTGCCTCCTCGAGACAAAGAACAGCGATATCAAACTTTTTGTGGGACTTAATCAAGTATAGGAATCATCTCCACAAACTTAGCTTTTATAGGATCTAACTGTTTAAGATGAGATAAATTATAGAATTCATGAGGGTCAAACTTGTGATCATAAAGCTCCTCAGATCTATCTTGATATCGAATATATCTCCAGCTACCTTCTCGGATAGAATAATTCCCTGCCCCCATAGTAGTTAATGCTTTGCCGGGCCAGGCTTTAGCTGACTTATCAATTAATGGCTTAAGACTTATCCCTTGTAAACTACTACGCTTCGGTAAGTTCGCCATATCAATCAAAGTTGGATAAATATCCAAGAGGCTCACAACCTCGCTAGAGACTTGTCCATTGCTCTGACCAGCTTTGGCAATCATCAGAGGTACATGAGTGGTTTTTTCCCAAAGAGCATGTTTTTTCCAATGTTCTTTTTCGCCCAAATGTAAACCATGATCACTCCACAAAACAACAATGGTATTAGCAGCATTAGGTCCATTGTATAAGGCTTGAAGAACCCTACCTAAATCATCATCAACCTTGCTAATACCTGCCATATAGGCTTGAAGAGCTTCTTTCCATTTGCCGGCTTCGACAATTTTCTCGTGATAGCCCTCCCAAGCTCCAGCCAAAAATAATTCAGCAAGAACAGTTCCTGCTTCAGGAACATCATATAAATCATAGAAGGGTTGTTCTGGTGTTTTAATGTCAGCGAGTGGGTAAAGATCAAAGAATTGTTTCGGAAAATGCCAAGGTAAATGTGGGCTAGAAAAACCAACTGCCATGAAAGTTGGCTCCGTAAACTCTTCTGTGAGTATTTCAGCAGCTTTTATTGCTGCTTCAGTATCGCCAGTACGAATATCTGCTTCTTCATGCCCCCATTGCACGATAGAAGAGTTAGGCGGCTCTCTTGAATTACCTTCCAGTGGATAGTATTCGTCCCAAACCCAAGGAATGTTCTGAGTACCATGAAATATTTTTTTGAGGCCGATCGTTTTATAGCCATAATCTCGAAAATAATCCATCAAGAATTTTTGCTGATTTTCATATTCATGACTATTAACGTTATTGTCATAAACCTTGTGACTGTCAGGATTGAGCCCAGTCAGAACTGAAAATCTAGAAGGATTGCATTGAGTAGCACTGGTATAGGCTTGGGTAAACAAAGTAGACTTGGTTGCTAAATGATCAAGATGGGGTGTTTGAGTTAAGACAGAAGGATCAAGTAATTTGATCATGTCATTTAAATCATCCAAAACAATAAACAAAACATTTGGTTTTTCATCGCAAGCAACAAGTCCGCAAGCCCAATTGCCATACCATTGTTGATCGAGTCGCTGTTCTAATGCTAATTTAGTTGGCTTAGAATGCAACTCACCAAGCTCATCAATAAAAACAGGATCATTGTTTTTCACCCGGTAGAACCTTGCCCATAAATGTTTTTGGCTTTCATCTTTTATGAGCTTGCCGGTTTCTTGATTCCATAAATAGCCACTAATAGTGGATTCTTCAAGCCACAGCTTGGCTGCTTGCAAACGTGCAATTAGAACTTTACCTGGTTCATTAATTGATTCAAGTATCTTGATTAATTCAACTGTCTCTCTGGTAGAAAGCACCGGCTTCTTGGAAACAATTTTCTGACATTGATTGGACCAACCTAGATATTGCTCGTCTCTTTTTAGCTGTGTTTGAAGAATAAAATCAATCGCCTGATCAAAAGCTGCTTTTACCTTCTGCTGATAGAGCTCATCTAGAAAGCCAAATTCAGCTTCTCCATTAATCTTCGTCAGTATAGAAATCCTATTACTAAGACAACTTGTTTCAATAGGATCATCAAGAATCAAATCCAATGCATTGTTGATTGATTTACGATATTGCTTGCGTGGGTCTGCATTATAAATCCGAGCCAAAAATATAATCTGATTGACAATCACATTATGATCTAAGCTATCTAATTGTTCCTGCTCTAGTAGAATCTCATTAGCAACAGCTTCGGCTTTATCAGAAGCAAACCATTTGCTATCATTATAGTTATATTGCTCAAGTGCCGTTGCTCCTTGTGCCAAACTAGGTAAGCTAAGTATGAAGCCAAGAGAGAATAAGTAAAAGAAAGTCTTTTTCATCTGTTATAAATATAATTATAACGTTTTTAGAATTAACCCATCTGAGCAATATTACTTTCGACAGATTCGCCAATCTGGCCAATACTGCTACTTACAGTAACGACTTGTCCATTAGCCATTTCCATACTACGAGCAATCTCATTAGTTACAGCTGTTTGCTCTTCAATAGCACTTGCAATAGAGGTAACAACTTCATTGATTGATTCAACTGACTCTGTAGTAATTGCAATTGACTTTAAGGCAGAAATTGTTTGTTGTTGAATAGACATCCTGCAAAACAAAGTTTTGCTAGTGATGTCTATTACTAAATTTCTCTAGATCCGTCATAATTACACGAACAGCATCAGCCTCTTGGACTGTTTTTTTTGTCATAGTCGCTGCTGATTTCGTGTTTGAAGAAATTTCAGCAATACTTGAGACCATTGCTTCAGTAGCTGTTACAACACCTGTAATATACTTAGCAAGCTGCTCAGAAGCGTTTCCCGTATCAGTAACAAGTCCCATTACAGTACTTTTCAATCTATCTTTACTATCGAGAGTACGTTTCTCAAGAGCCAATCTATCAGTGACTACTGACCAAGTTACCACGGGTCCAAGATATTCTTTATTTTCGTCGTAAACAGCAGTTACCAGCAAATCCAAAGTCTCTTCTCCAAGATTAATCTGTGTTTGATGAGGAAGATTGGCAGGATTAGCCAATAGTTTGCGTTGGTGTGCTGGCGACTTATGAAAAACATCATATGAGCTTCCAACTATCTGATCAACCGGTATTGGTACAAGATGAAAAAAAATATTTTTCAAGAGATTTCTATATCAATTAGCCACACTCAAGATAAACACATCGGTTAAATTTCTGAGTTTTTTTATTTGACATATTTGTCAACCCTACTCTAACACGTGCTCTGCACAGTCAGAATCTTCTTATCTCAGCATCACCAGCAAAACGGAGTTTTGTATGATGTCTAATAAAATCAATGATGTACTGAAGCAGTATAATAAACCGGTGCCTTTTAACCCTAGATTAGTTTTTTCCTTGCTTATAAGCCTTGGCCTTGCACTGTTTGTTGAGCATAGAGTATTTTTTGATACCTATGCCATCAATGACGATGTGCGTAATCAAATCTATGGCATGGCAAAATATCTCGACCCCAGTTATTTTGCAAATGATTATATAGCTGCATACTTTACTCAACCGAGCATGATCTCACCGATAGTTGGCTTGATCTATAAATCATTTAGTTTTTTTGCTGATCCAAAATTACTTACACAATACTTGCCATTCATTTTAATCATGGCTACAACTTACTTTCTCTTCAAAGCTTCTGAAATTCATGCTGGATCTAATTATGCTTTTTGGGTTTCATTTGTTTTCAATCTCTATATTTGGACAATGAAATATATGGCTGGTGGATTAGCTCGTGCATTCTTTTATCTCTTGTTCTTTATGTTTTTCTACTTCCTTGCAAAAAGAGCCTGGAAGAGTATGGTTCTTTGTTTTGCTTTACAAGCATTGATTTACCCGACTGCTTGTTTTCTTTCATTAATAACCCTTATCATCGAATTAATCAGAACAAGGTTTTTCTTGAAGGAAAAAATCAAAGACATTACAAAGGCTTTGACTGGCAGCTTCCTAGTAT
It encodes the following:
- a CDS encoding sulfotransferase; its protein translation is MKAPIFIVGEGRSGTTALRRNLAEHPNIWAVPKESYVFVKQWPQANSYYQSKNLNDLTVALAIGMNRVGQSLKKRGSAQYTKDVLTGGKLDENIEEFLSEFRNSEEFKEIQDANHLEVFDAICRFNIEKAGATRFVEKTPFHLFSLEDISARYPDAQVIGIYRDPRAVILSWMKRKNSSKSLLSAAFSWNRAARVMLAKQQDRNFKLLKYEDLISQPETTLRDLTDFLGEEFSPALLKEQKANSSFDEDRGKTGFKESSLDRWKTILSPMQIALIDSVCGKYYGELAIEPALNKASSFLGLYYIWELCKLNLLKVLKLLRRGN
- a CDS encoding ABC-F family ATP-binding cassette domain-containing protein, whose amino-acid sequence is MLIEANEISINFGQRLILDEVSLRITPQSRIGLIGANGAGKSTLLQCLMSELTPQIGEVKVASKIQVKHLTQNPTITPGNTLDQELKSVYREVQELQKEEIYLSEQLGVVTGDEFDNALVRLGEIQDKLDRFDASKIDEKIGRMILGLGFTLDELQREVQEFSGGWQMRINLAKVLLQEADVILMDEPTNHLDMEACEWLEEFLRSYPYGILVVSHDRRFLNEVVTEIAELERGKLTIYPGNYDKFVEQKAARREYLISAAKRQEKHIAEQMDFINKFRASARKSTQAKSREKQLTKLERVEAPPSELRKLSFKFPFPNPSARHVLSINNLSKGFGGNQLFEDISLDLEWTKEEPQRVFILGANGCGKTTLFKILMGLETPDTGDATFDSKVKLGYYAQHQLQILDPKKTVIKTLEDAMPPTPEKEIRGILGRFLFSRDDVFKEVELTSGGEKARLAMARLMVSGPNTLLLDEPTNHLDTPSQEAVEAALKSYEGTVICISHDRYFINNHATQIWEFDHGRLIVFKGNYEDYLNKRNKLLAESRAKLTIPVEAPKELKQGAKEKAAKKEAKEFQKALKALERDIQVLHRGKEELTEKLLDPNLSSDYQALNKLTKELEELNTELEAKEAQWVSQSHV
- a CDS encoding YdiU family protein, yielding MFEFDNSYASLPKQFYQKINPSPVSNPSLIKINTSLATELGLDPQYLQSDQGIAILSGNQIAQGSQPLAQAYAGHQFGNFVPQLGDGRANLLGEIIDINGKRRDLQLKGSGQTQFSRAGDGRAGLGPVIREFIVSEAMHALGVPTTRALAAISSGDQIQRETQLPGAILTRVASSHIRVGTFEYFIQRRDFESLKILADYVINRHYPEIVDSENPYAELLRAVAIRQAKLISEWMQLGFIHGVMNTDNCSIAGETIDYGPCAFMNFYNPSTVFSSIDRMGRYAYGQQGLIGQWNLSIFANAILSLIDPDQDQAIKTAHRILEEYAVCFLNELDFAFMLKIGIQNKIGDSLAKNLLTLMQNNRADFTLSFHYLTEMVSDKSYDHKFIALFDTASPELNQWIQDWRQALSEENKELKTITEEMSKVNPVYIPRNHIIEEMIEAAVANQDYSLMDKLYEVLAKPFTKQEGADYYMLPPRDKEQRYQTFCGT
- a CDS encoding sulfatase-like hydrolase/transferase, encoding MKKTFFYLFSLGFILSLPSLAQGATALEQYNYNDSKWFASDKAEAVANEILLEQEQLDSLDHNVIVNQIIFLARIYNADPRKQYRKSINNALDLILDDPIETSCLSNRISILTKINGEAEFGFLDELYQQKVKAAFDQAIDFILQTQLKRDEQYLGWSNQCQKIVSKKPVLSTRETVELIKILESINEPGKVLIARLQAAKLWLEESTISGYLWNQETGKLIKDESQKHLWARFYRVKNNDPVFIDELGELHSKPTKLALEQRLDQQWYGNWACGLVACDEKPNVLFIVLDDLNDMIKLLDPSVLTQTPHLDHLATKSTLFTQAYTSATQCNPSRFSVLTGLNPDSHKVYDNNVNSHEYENQQKFLMDYFRDYGYKTIGLKKIFHGTQNIPWVWDEYYPLEGNSREPPNSSIVQWGHEEADIRTGDTEAAIKAAEILTEEFTEPTFMAVGFSSPHLPWHFPKQFFDLYPLADIKTPEQPFYDLYDVPEAGTVLAELFLAGAWEGYHEKIVEAGKWKEALQAYMAGISKVDDDLGRVLQALYNGPNAANTIVVLWSDHGLHLGEKEHWKKHALWEKTTHVPLMIAKAGQSNGQVSSEVVSLLDIYPTLIDMANLPKRSSLQGISLKPLIDKSAKAWPGKALTTMGAGNYSIREGSWRYIRYQDRSEELYDHKFDPHEFYNLSHLKQLDPIKAKFVEMIPILD